Proteins encoded by one window of Mercenaria mercenaria strain notata chromosome 4, MADL_Memer_1, whole genome shotgun sequence:
- the LOC123552666 gene encoding type-1 angiotensin II receptor-like produces MDNDSVIEDPQDASLDLVIPTWCQNLCAAYVCCVFFVGLPGNALVVIVQTKVKVKSSTDWFVMVLAACDLLRLVVNLPVYFLGVTSLWKHVATSVGCKLHAFIHFQTFLSSALLFCLIGIGRYFKVCLPHSNCFTPKTAKYASITVIVLATVLTIHHYFISGLNTRNACLFQTKVSVTASVGFIVGSSIILTVAIIVSTAYALVYRRLRRMRRITPIELTNIKTSTAVGSSSESAQDLRMITTTNTMAVAAIRDVYRSAVHCVCNLDKYGELLHRNRNSRVVAVKTSVLCKFGHQSILLPWNEYEIQEKSFCNFKTDM; encoded by the coding sequence ATGGATAATGACAGTGTTATTGAAGACCCCCAGGATGCATCGCTAGATTTAGTAATTCCGACTTGGTGTCAAAACCTTTGCGCGGCATATGTTTGCTGTGTCTTCTTTGTCGGGTTGCCTGGCAACGCACTTGTTGTAATTGTCCAGACTAAAGTTAAGGTGAAATCTTCAACAGACTGGTTCGTGATGGTTCTTGCTGCGTGCGATTTATTACGTCTGGTAGTCAACCTTCCAGTCTATTTTCTTGGCGTCACATCATTATGGAAACACGTCGCAACATCTGTTGGATGCAAACTACACGCTTTCATTCATTTCCAAACGTTTTTATCTTCGGCATTGTTGTTTTGCCTGATAGGGATAGGCAGATATTTCAAAGTTTGTCTACCTCACTCAAACTGTTTTACACCAAAAACAGCTAAGTATGCGAGTATTACTGTTATAGTTCTGGCCACTGTGCTAACCATTCATCACTATTTTATAAGTGGATTAAATACAAGAAACGCGTGTTTGTTTCAGACAAAGGTTAGTGTAACCGCTAGCGTTGGATTTATCGTCGGCAGTTCTATAATTTTGACGGTGGCGATTATTGTATCCACTGCATATGCACTGGTATATCGCCGACTCCGCCGAATGAGACGCATCACTCCGATTGAGTTAACAAACATAAAAACATCGACAGCTGTTGGAAGCAGTAGTGAAAGTGCACAGGACCTACGGATGATAACTACCACAAACACAATGGCAGTAGCTGCTATACGTGATGTGTACCGCAGTGCCGTCCATTGCGTCTgcaatttggacaagtatggggAGCTCCTACACAGAAACCGCAACAGTCGCGTTGTTGCTGTTAAGACTTCTGTATTGTGTAAATTTGGTCATCAATCCATACTTTTACCTTGGAATGAATACGAGATTCAGGAGAAGAGCTTTTGCAACTTTAAAACGGATATGTAA